The genomic region CTGCACCTGGGAACCGACCTTCTGGGTTAGTAATTGCCAATTATGCCAGTCTTCTTCGTGTAAACCGTCTTCAATAGAAATGATAGGATACTGACCAACCAACTGTGCTAAATAATCAATAAACTCTACTGGAGTATGGGACTCACCATCATAAACATATTGACCATCTTTGTAAAACTCACTAGCGGCTACATCCAAAGCCAAAGCGACCTGCTCACCGGGTTTATAACCAGCTTTTGCGATCGCAGCAACCAACAACTCCAAAGCTTGTTGATTGGACTCTAAATTAGGCGCGAAACCGCCCTCATCACCCACACCAGTTAATAGACCTTGGTCATCCAGAACCCGACTGAGGGTGGCAAATACTTCCGCACCCCAGCGCAAAGCTTCACTAAATGAAGGAGCTCCCACAGGAACAATCATAAATTCTTGAAAGTCCACATTATTAGCTGCATGGGCGCCCCCATTGATCACATTCATGAGGGGAACTGGCAATAAATTGGCTAAAGGTCCACCCAAATAACGATAGAGAGGAATATCCAAAGCTGCTGCACCTGCTTTTGCTGCTGCTAGGGAAATTCCTAAAATGGCATTGGCCCCCAAATTAGCCTTGTTAGGGGATCCATCTATGCCAATCATGGTTCTATCTAAAAGTTCTTGGTTAAGAACATCCAACCCCAATAACTTGGGAGCCAATATTTCATTGGCATTTTTCACAGCCTTGAGGACTCCCTTACCACCATAACGACTCTTATCCCCATCTCGCAGTTCATGAGCTTCAAAAGTACCCGTGGAAGCACCGCTAGGAACTTGGGCCAATCCCACCGCACCCCCAGCTAGATGTAATTCTGCTTCTAGGGTGGGTCTTCCTCGGGAATCGAGAATTTCCCGAGCTACAATAGCATTGATAGCAGTATCCAAATAATTGGTCATTCCTTTTCCTCAGTCTGTATTATCCTTGGTTTACAGATTAGTTTATGGGGTGATCGGGCAAAATGGGTTGAGATTAAGGAATATTTTCGGTAATTGTGCAGCAGTTGCTCCTAAGTTTACCAAATCCGCTATCCTGTTACTTGTTTTACATTACAAATCCAGATTTAAGAGGTCAATTATGAGATTGTTACACACTATGCTCCGGGTGGGAAATTTAGACAAATCTTTGGAATTCTACTGTGATATCCTGGGAATGAAATTATTGCGTCGCAAGGACTATCCCACGGGAGAATTCACCCTAGCTTTTGTGGGATATGGAGATGAAAGTGACAATGCTGTTATAGAATTAACTTATAATTGGGGAGTGGAAAAATATGAATTGGGTACTGGATATGGTCATATTGCTTTAGGAGTTGATGACATTTACTCCACCTGTGAAGCCATTGGAACCCGTGGTGGTAAGGTTGTGCGTCAACCAGGTCCCATGAAGCATGGTTCAACGGTTATAG from Cylindrospermopsis curvispora GIHE-G1 harbors:
- the eno gene encoding phosphopyruvate hydratase, whose translation is MTNYLDTAINAIVAREILDSRGRPTLEAELHLAGGAVGLAQVPSGASTGTFEAHELRDGDKSRYGGKGVLKAVKNANEILAPKLLGLDVLNQELLDRTMIGIDGSPNKANLGANAILGISLAAAKAGAAALDIPLYRYLGGPLANLLPVPLMNVINGGAHAANNVDFQEFMIVPVGAPSFSEALRWGAEVFATLSRVLDDQGLLTGVGDEGGFAPNLESNQQALELLVAAIAKAGYKPGEQVALALDVAASEFYKDGQYVYDGESHTPVEFIDYLAQLVGQYPIISIEDGLHEEDWHNWQLLTQKVGSQVQLVGDDLFVTNANRLQKGIEQKASNSILIKLNQIGSLTETLETIDLATRNGFRSVISHRSGETEDTTIADLAVATRAGQIKTGSLCRSERVAKYNRLLRIEYELGDRAIYAGTVGLGPK
- the gloA gene encoding lactoylglutathione lyase yields the protein MRLLHTMLRVGNLDKSLEFYCDILGMKLLRRKDYPTGEFTLAFVGYGDESDNAVIELTYNWGVEKYELGTGYGHIALGVDDIYSTCEAIGTRGGKVVRQPGPMKHGSTVIAFVEDPDGYKVELIQMARS